A single Muntiacus reevesi chromosome 9, mMunRee1.1, whole genome shotgun sequence DNA region contains:
- the LOC136174831 gene encoding olfactory receptor 56A4-like: MVLSLNHTGTRVTEFLMICFPGMQDTQHWLSLVLAPLLVLALGANFLLLLAIWQEASLHEPMYYLLAILSVLDVILCLTVIPKVLLIFWFDMKRISFMGCFLQMFIMNTFLPMESSTFLVMAYDRYVAICHPLRYPSIITEQFVVNAAIFIIVRNLLATLPTPILAARLNYCASNVVENCICANISVAKLSCGDIHLNKLYQFVSVWCLLGSDLVLILLSYFFILSAVVHLQSGGATTKALSTCGSHLILILFFYTLLLVFIFTNKAGKKVSPEVPILLNVLHHLIPPALNPIVYGVRTQEIKQGIIKLFKYQC, from the exons ATGGTGTTATCTCTCAACCACACAGGGACACGGGTGACCGAATTCCTGATGATCTGCTTTCCAGGAATGCAGGATACCCAGCACTGGCTGTCTCTAGTCCTGGCTCCTCTCCTAGTTTTGGCCCTTGGGGCCAACTTTCTGTTATTACTTGCCATCTGGCAGGAGGCATCTCTGCACGAGCCCATGTACTACCTGCTTGCCATCCTTTCTGTGCTGGATGTCATCCTCTGCCTCACAGTCATCCCTAAG GTCCTGCTCATCTTCTGGTTCGACATGAAGCGCATCAGCTTTATGGGCTGCTTCCTGCAGATGTTCATCATGAATACATTCCTTCCCATGGAATCCTCCACCTTTCTGGTCATGGcttatgaccgctacgtggccatctgccacccactGCGCTACCCGTCCATAATCACGGAACAGTTTGTTGTCAATGCGGCCATCTTCATCATCGTTCGCAATTTGCTGGCCACTCTGCCTACACCAATTCTGGCTGCGAGACTCAATTACTGTGCCAGCAATGTAGTGGAAAACTGTATCTGTGCCAACATTTCTGTAGCAAAGCTCTCCTGTGGAGATATTCACCTGAATAAGCTCTACCAATTTGTGAGTGTTTGGTGCCTGTTGGGTTCTGATCTGGTCCTTATCTTGCTATCCTACTTCTTCATCTTGAGTGCTGTTGTGCATTTGCAGTCAGGAGGTGCAACCACCAAGGCCTTGAGCACTTGTGGTTCCCACCTCATTCTTATACTTTTCTTCTATACTTTGCTGCTAGTCTTCATCTTCACAAATAAGGCAGGGAAAAAAGTGTCCCCAGAGGTACCCATTCTTCTTAATGTCTTGCACCATCTCATCCCACCAGCCCTGAACCCCATTGTTTATGGAGTGCGAACCCAGGAAATCAAGCAAGGGATTATCAAACTATTCAAGTACCAGTGCTGA